Within the Saccharomonospora amisosensis genome, the region GTTCGGCGGGTGTGTCATCGACACCGCTGTTACCGGTTAGGTCCATCGTCGGCATGTCCCTTACATCAAGCGGACTCGCGCCGGGTGACTACCCAGTACCCACCGTGGCCAAACCGTTCAACTCCCCCGGTTCTCGCCGAGTTCGTCAGCAATCGGATGCCCGGGTACATCTTTCTCCCGCTGAGCGAGTCCGGGCTTGTCGTGCAGGCGGCGCCGTGCGGCCTCCTCGCTCGCGTCCGGACCAGCGTCGAAGGACACCGACTGCTTTACCTCGGTGAGGTTGGAGTACACCACGGGAGGGATCGCCCGCAACGCCTTCAGCGTCGCCCCGTCGGCCTCGGCGTGCTCGGCCTGCCGCAGCAGTTGCGACTTGTCGGCGGGAAAGTCCGCCTCGGACAGCGCGGTGCGCAGCCGTTCGACGGTGGTTGCCATCGTGCTCACCTCCGGTGATCGCCTACCCCGCACCACCTTGGGCGAAACGCCGGAACCAGGGTCCATGCGGGACGGTCTGAGACTGAGCCGACTGAGCCGACTGAGCCGCAGCCGAACCGGGGAACTCGCGGACGGGAGCGCAGGACTCGCGGACGGGAGCGCAGGACTCGCGGACGGGAGCGGGGGACTCGCGGACGGGAGCGGGCTTATTCGATGGCGTGCTCGTCGGGGTCGGAGTCCGCGAGCGCCGCGAGCGCGTCCAGCGCCGCCGCCAGCGTGGGTATCGGTGGCGAGGCCAGCGCGAGCCGTACCGCGCTGGGGGCATGCGCGGGTCCGACGGCGAACGCGCCTGCCGGGCTGACCGCGATGCCCCTACGCGCGGCCGCGGCGACGAAGGTCTCGGCGCGCCACCGCACTGGCAGTTCCCACCAGCAGTGGTAGGAGGCGGGATCGGCGTGCACGCTGAACCGCCCGAGTCGCTGGTGGACGATCGACTGCCTGCGTTCGGCATCGGCGCGCTTGTCTTCCTGAACGCGCGCCGCGGTCCCGTCCTCGATCCAGCGTGTGGCGGCGGCCAGCGCGAATCCGGGTGCCGCCCACGCTCCCGAACGCAGCGCCGATGCGAGCGCCTCCTTCAGCTGCGCGGGTGGCGCGACGAAGCCGGCGGTCAGACCCGGCGCGAGCCGCTTTGTGAGGCTGTCAACGACAACCGTGCGCTCCGGGGCATACGCGGCGAGTGGCCGCTCCTCGCGCAGGAACGCGTACACGGTGTCCTCGATCGCCGGCACGTCCAGTTCCCGCAGCGTCTGCGCGAACTCGGCACGTCGCCGGTGCGGCATGGTCACCCCCAGCGGGTTGTGCAGGGTGGGCTGCACGTAGACAGCGTGGGGCGAGGTCCGCCGCAGCGAGGCGGGAACCACCCCGTGCTCGTCCACCGCCAGCGGCACGAGCGTGACACCGAGCCTGGCCGCGATGCCCTTGACCAACGGGTACGTCAGCGCCTCCACCCCGAGCCTGCCGCCGGGTGGGACAAGGGCGACGATCGCGGCCGCGATCGCCTGCTTCCCGTTCCCCGCGAACAGCAGGTTGTCGGCGTCCGCGGTCCAGCCCGCACGCGAGAGCAGCGCCGAGGCAGCGGCCCGCGCGGTCGGGGTGCCTGCTGCCCCTACCGGCCGCAACGCGCCGGACAGCGTGTCCTCTCGGGTGAGTTCGTTCAGTCCCCGCGCGAGTTGGTCAGCACGCCCCGGTGGCATCGGAATGTTCAGCTCCAGATCCACCCGCCCTGCCGGATACTCAGCGGGTTCGACCAGCGCTGGTTCGGCGAGCGGCTCGCCTGCCCGTACATAGGTTCCGCGCCCGACTTCCCCTACCACCAGCCCGCGCCGCACCAGTTCCGCGTAGACCCGTCCCGCGGTGGAGACCGCGATGCCGTGTGCGCGCGCGAAGCGGCGCTGCGGCGGCAGCCGCTGGCCAGGTCTGAGCTTGCCCGTATTGATATCCGTGGCGACGGCGTCGGCGAGTGCGCGAAAGTCCACGCCCCCATTATTGCACCGAGATCAATGTTTTCATTGCACCGACCTGATGTGCTGGTTAGCGTCGTTGTCGTGACCACGATGACGGTGAATGGCAGCACGATCGGATACGAGGACGAAGGCAGCGGTCCACCACTCGTCCTGCTGCACGGACACCCGTTCGACCGCACCATGTGGCGGCCACAGGTGGAGCGGTTCAGTGCGGAAGGCTGGCGCGTGATCGCGCCGGACCTGCGCGGCTACGGCGAGAGCGGAGGCGTCGAAGCCACCACACCGTTCGAAGTCTTCGCACGTGACGTCGCCGAGCTGCTCGACGAGCTCGGCATCGACCGGTTCGTCCTGGGTGGACTGTCGATGGGTGGGCAGCTCGTCATGGAATGCCAACGGCTGTTCCCCGAACGCATCCGTGGCCTGCTGCTCGCGGCGACCTCGCCACACGCGGAAACCGCGCGCGGCAGGGCCGACCGTGAGGAGCAGGCACGCAGGCTGCTGCGCGAGGGAATGGCGGGCTACGCGGCCGAGGTGCTGCCGAAGATGCTGGCACCGCACAATATCGCGGCACTGCCTGCGACGGCGCGGCATGTGCTACGCATGATGCGCTCGGCCTCTCCGGAAGGGGCGGCGGCGGCGCTTCGGGGACGGGCGCTGCGGCCCGACTACGTGGCTGCACTCGGCCGCATCGAGGTGCCTGCGTTGATCGTGGTCGGCAGGCTGGACGAGTTCACGCCCGTGGCGGTGGCGCGCGAACTGCACGAACGCATCCCCAACTCCACGCTGGCGATCATCGAGGACGTCGCGCACCTACCCAACCTGGAACACGAGGTGCGGTTCAACGACATCCTGGCCAAGTTCCTGAGTGAACTCGCGTGACCGACCGCGTGTCACACCGGCCCGAGCGGGAACCGCTGTGTCTACAACAGACGAACTGGGGCCGGTGGGCATGTGATCCGGCGACTCGGTCCGACTCGTACCGATCGATGGACCTTCCTCGCCAGGTGCACGCGCTGCGTAACAGCCGCTGTCGCACACCGTGACCATGCCGGGACGGGGCACTTCACGACGTCGCGGCCGACGCAGTAGCGCCACCGCGCTGACGCGATCCCGGACAATTCCCCTATGTCGGTCATGATCTAGGGTATGAGCGGTTGGGCTGCTTCCGGTGGCGAAAGGGCACCCCGGTGGACTACGACGTGTCGGTGACACGGCTCTCCGACGGCGAAGACTGGGACGACCGAGTCCCGCCGAAGCCGAGGTCACGCCTGCGTGTCCTCGCCGTTATGGGGGCGGTCGTGGTCGGCTGCGGCGTCGCGGCGTTGTTCGTCAGCTCCATGCCGGACGACGAGGTGACCGCGCCCGATCCCGACGACGCAGCCATCGTCCTCTTCCCCGACGACCCCACCTCCGAGGTCTCGTGGCCCAGCTCGACCCCGACCAGGCGTGCCACCTACGAGTCCTCCGCGACGGCCACCGCCGCCGAGGCCTCCACCACCGAGCAGACCACAACCACGACGACGGGGTCCGAGGCGATCACCACGACCACCGAACCGGCGTCCAGTTCGGTCGAACCCACCGGATCAGCCACCGACGAACCGCAACCGCCGCCGCGGTCGTCATCGCCGAACACGACGACCTCGCCGATCACGACAACCACGACCGAACCCGAGGACGACTGTCCGTGGTGGTGGATCTTCTGCTGAGCGGCGACCGGGGCCGGCTCAGCGGCCGGTGGCCGACCTCACGGCGTAGCGCACAACGCATTCCTTGATCACGGCCGCCGCAATACCGGTAATGATCTTCTCATGTGGACTGTCGTCAGCGGCGACGAACTGGATCAACCCGTCTCGCCTGCCAAGGCTGACGCACTGGATCACGTACCTGAACCGTAGCTCGCGCGGCTGGTGGCCGTGAACCCGTGCGGCGATCACGTCGGCGGCGTAGCGCCCGAGCGGCAGAGCCGTCGCGCACGACAACCGCATCGGCCGCCCGCCCGGCCCATGAGCGGCGGCACTGTCACCGACGGCGTAGACGTCGCTGTGCATGCGAGACCGCAGACTGGAATCCACGGCGACCCGCCCGCCGTCGGCGACCGCGATTCCCGCCCACCCCGCCAGATCGGGCACGCCGAACCCGCTTGCCCACACGGTGAGCCCTGCCTCGACCTGAGTACCGCCCGCCAACTCCACGCCGCCGGGGTGCACGCCGACCACCTTCGCCTCCGGATGCACCTCAACGCCGAGTCGGTGAAGCGCGGCCCGCACGTGTCGGCTGCCTCGAACGGACAGTGTCGACCCCGGCGCGGTGGCCGACAGCAAACGCACCCGCAACTCGGGGTGGCTCTCGGCCAGTTCGGCGGCGGACTCTATCCCGGTAAGTCCGCCTCCAACGACTACGACCGTGCCGCGGTCGCGGGCGAGCGAGTCGACGCGGTCGCGCAACCGGCTCGCCTGCCCCAGGTCGGCCACGGTCACCGCGTGCTCGGCCGCTCCGTCCGGACCGGCCTCCGCGACACTGCCCAGCGCGTACACCAGCGTGTCGTACGGCAACGGCTCGGCGAGCGTGTCGACCTCCAGCAGGCGGCCGCGCAGGTCCAGAGTCTCGACCGTGCCGACGACAAGCTCGGCGCCCTCGGCACGCAGCAGGTCCCGCAATGCGTACTCGCGCGGACGGTAGCCCGCGGCCACCTGGTGCAGCCGGACCCGCTCGACGAACCGCGCGCGCGGGTTGACCACGGTCACCGACGCCTCGGGCAGCAACCGGGCGAGGCGGCGTGCCGGCCTGAGTCCGGAGTAACCGGCGCCGATGACCACGATGCGGTGAGCCATCTTCCCTCTCCTTCTCCACTGGTATGGACACCGGTTGAACCGGATGGGGCGCGCGAAGCTGACAACACCCGGCTGCGACCGTGCTCATAACAGCTGTGTGGACAGGAAAGTGAGCTTGTCGGGATTGGCGACGATCTTGATGCCGGTGATGCGGTCGGGACCAGGCTCAAGCACCACAGCCAACAGCACGCTGTCCCCCACCACCGCGACCAGACCCGGCTGGTGTTCAGTTCGGTGACGACAACCCGCAGTCCCGCTACCTCGCGGCTCGCGGCTCGTGGCTCGTGGCTCGTGGCTCGTGGCTCGTGGCTCGTGGCTCGTGGCTCGTGGCTCGTGGCCCACCGTGTCGCATTCACCATCCCGTCTCACGTGCCCCGGAAGGGTGTACCGGCGCCGCGCCACGGGTAGCCAAGCGACGTGCGAAATCGGACATTGACGGCGACACCCGCGGCACCGGGCACCGAGGAGGAGGTCTCCCCCGCCCTGCCGCTCCCGAGAGGGCCGCTCTCCGCGGCGATCGTCACCGCCCTCGCGGGGAACCCGGGTGCGCGGCACCGGCTGCCCACGGACGTCACCGGCAGCCATGCGTACGGCGATGACGTGCAGTTGGCCTTGCAGATCTGCTACGAGCTGCACTACCGCGGTTTCGCGGGCGTCGACCCGGACTGGGAGTGGCACCCGGCGCTGCTACGCACCCGCGCCGCGCTGGAGGGACGGCTGCTTTCCGCGCTGCGCGCCGATGTGTCGGAGGGTGACGAGGTCGAAGACGTAGAAGGCGTGCTCGACGACCTGCTCGTCGAGCCCGTCAACGGCGGCGGCGTCAGCCACTGGCTGCGCGACGAGGGCACCTGGTGGCAGCTTCGCGAGTACCTCGTGCACCGCTCGATCTACCACCTCAAGGAGGCTGACCCGCACGCGTGGGTCATCCCCCGGCTACGCGGGCAGGCCAAGGCCGCGCTGGTGGCGGTGGAGTTCGACGAGTTCGGCGGCGGCAGGTACGAGCGAATGCACTCAAGGTTGTACGCCGAGCTACTCGCATCTGCGGGACTGCACGCGGGCTACCTGCACTACCTCGAACACGTCCCGCCGCAAGCGTTCGCGCCGGTCAACCTGATGTCGCTGTTCGGCCTGCACCGTGGCCTGCGTGGCGCACTCGTCGGACACTTCGCCGCCGCCGAGATCACCACAGCGCCCAGTGCGATGCGCATCGTCCGCGCGCTGGAACGGCTCGGCGCGCCCTCGGGCTGCCTGCCGTTCTTCACCGAACACGTCGAGGCCGACGCCGTGCACGAGCAGGTCGTGCGCCGCGAGGTCATCGGCGACCTGCTCGAGCGCGAACCCTGGCTGGCCGCGGACGTGGTGTTCGGGGTGCGGGCGACCGAACTGCTGGAAAGCCACCTCGCCGAGCACCTGCTCTCCCACTGGCGCTCGGGTGAGTCGTCGCTTCGGCTTCCACTCCGGTAGCGGCAGGAGCCGCGGCGCTCAGCGCTTTCGCCGGTGGCTGGTGTCGCAGAACGGGTAGGCCTTGCTCCGGCGGCACGCGCAGATGGCCACCTGGAAGCGTTCCGAGACGACGGTGGCGGCGCCGTTGCCGCCTTTCCCGTCTTTCCCCCCGGCTTCGCGGCCGTGCTCGCCGCTGGGCTGGACACGGATCTCGACGGGTCCCTCCACCAGGATGGGCCCGCCCGGCACGACGGTGACTCGCCTCGGCTCACGCCGACGGCTTGGTTCGGTCCGCACGGATCACCACCAACTCCTCCTCGCGCTGTCCGGGCTCGATGAGCCCGGCCCGTTCCAGGTAGGCCGTCCTGCCGCGCAGTACCGACCCGAACGGCAAAACGCGGCGCGCCACCACCGACGTCTTCAATCCCGACCCGCGAAGCCGGTCCTCGGTTCGGTCCACACCGCACAGCCTCGACTGCACCAGCAGCAGGAACCCGTGTGGTGCCAGCAGTTCGGGCACGGCGACGCACAGCGGATCGAGTACTGCCCTGCCGTCGGGCCCGGCGTCCCAGCGCGGGCAGCGCCGCCCACCGCCTGGCCACGGCACGTACGGCGGGTTGGCCAGCACCAGGTCGAACCGCCCCAACGGCCGCTCGGCGACATCGACGGCGTCGCCCCTGCTGGTACGCACGGGTAGCCGCCGAAGCCTCGCGTTGGCCCATGCCGTCACCAGCGCGCGGCGCGACACGTCGAGTGCCACCACCTCGGCCGCCCCGGCGCGGGCCGCCCGCAACGCGAGCGCCCCCGTTCCGGTCCCGATGTCCAGCACCCGGCCACGTGCGGGTACGGGGGCGGCGAGCATCGCGTCACAGAGCAGGCCGGTGTCCTCCTGGGGCCGGTAGACCCCAGGCGCCCTCAGTAAGACCACGCGGCTACTCGTCCCCGTCGTCCCCCGGCCAGGAGCCGGTCGCCTTCTCGTAGCCCGCGGCTCCAGCGCGGTCAACGGCGGCGCGGACCGCCCCCGCGACGGCGCCCTGCACCGCGGCGGCGGCGACCACCTCCCAGATCGAGAACCTGCGATCCATGGGCCGGGGCGCCTCGTCCTCGCCGCTGACCAGTCGCCACACCTTGCGGAACACGGCACCGGCGAGCAGTGCGCCGCCCGTGCTCACCAGCAGGCTCAGCGGCCGGTAGAGCACCTTCATCGCTTCGTCCTCCAGATCAGCACCCCGCCGACGACGAGCGCGGCGAGCGCACCGACAACGGCAAGCGGTACGGCGTTCTCACGCAGCCTGCTCACCGCGACCGACGACCGCAGCCGCACCTGTTCCCTTGCGCGCTGCGGCACGTTCAGCTTGTGCGCCAACGCCTGCGCGGTGTCTCCGAGTTCCTCGCGGGTGAGCTCGATATCGGTGCGTGCCTGCTCAACCGTTCGCGGAAAGTCCTCTGGCGTGCTCATTGCCGGAACCGCTCCCTGACGGTGTCGATATCCTTGCGCACGCTGTCGACCGCCTCCCTGGGTACCGGCGGGCTGGCGCGCCGCACCTGGCCCTTGCCGATGAGGCCGATCAGTCCGGCCAGCAGCAGCAGTCCGCCACCGATCACGAGTGCGGCCGCCCATGCGGGCAGAACGAGGGCGAGTGCGAGCACGGCCGCGGCGAGCATCGTGCCCGCACCGAAGAACGCGATCACCCCAGCAGCGCCCGCGAGTCCGGCGCCAACGCCGAGGCGCTTGCCCTTGCTCTGCAACTCTGCCATGGCGAGCTTCATCTCGTCCCGGACGAGCCTGCTCGTCTGCTCGGAGAGATCAGTGACAAGTTGCGCCACCGAGCGCTCGTCGACCATGGCGTCGTGCCGTTGATAGACCATGGCTCTTCCTCCCCTTCGTCCCGGGCTGTGCGCGCGGGCGCTGGTGAACGGTTTGCCCCGGCTCGGAGGGGGACAAACATCCCGCGAGAGGTCACACGGCGTTGTGTTGTCCGGCTACCGCCGGGTATCCGAACAAGACCATGCACAAGCGTGAACTCGCCGACTGGCTCGGTCACAGAACCAGCGGGCACGTCGAACTCCGCGTCTGCGCGGAGCCACGGCTGCTGCCGCTGCTGAGGTCGGTGGCGCGGATGGTCGCCTCGGGTGAGGGACTCGATCCCGACGCGGTCACCGACGTCACCGTGGCCGTCGACGAGGCGTACACGAGCCTCATCCAGCACTCGGTGCCAGGGGCAGTGCTCACCTGTCGTTACGTCGTCGCCGGTGGGTACCTGTGTGTGGCCGTGTCGGCCACGACGAGCCACGGCTCGGTGCCCGACAGCCGCACCTTCGGCTGGCGGGTGCTGGACGGAGTCACCGACGCGGTGTCCGCCTGGCGGCTGGAGCCGGATACGCTGCGCGCGATCGATCGCGTGGTGCACATCGACTTCGCCAAGCAGTTTGCCCGCGGCCGCGGCGGGTAGGCGCAAAACGTACGACCCAACCGCAACCATCGGGAACGGCCCGTGCGGTGGGTAACACGTCGCATGAGGCGCTGGTGTCGACCATGAGCGATGTTCCGGTCAACGTCGGCCACGGGTGGCGTCCACGAGTCTCGTGGCTACAGCTCACGGCCCTGCTCATCGGGCTGTGGTATCTGGCGTTTGGCATCGCCGGATTCGTCAGTCACGGCACCACCATCGGGCCTGACGAAACGCGAACCGTGTGGGGTTTCGCCAACAGCGTGTTGCTGAACTTCTGGCATACGCTCATCGGCCTGCTCGGGGTGCTGGGCGCGTATCGGGAAGCGACCACTCGGGTGTTCGGCGTGCTGACGTTCCTCGGGTTCACCGGACTGACCGCCTACAGCATCCTCGCCACTGTCCTCACCGATCAGGCCGACCTGGCGAACGTGGCGGCCTCGAACGCGTGGTTGTACGGGTTCACCGCACTGGCCGGGCTGTTGCTCGCTTTCCTTCCGGTACGGCAGGAGGACCCGCGACGACATCGCTAGGCGTTTAACCACCGCTACCCGCGGGCACCTTGCCAAGCATGAGGCTGCTCGTGTGGCACGTCCACGGCTCCTGGACTTCCGCCTTCGTCCGGGGCGGCCACACCTACCTGCTGCCCACTGTGGACACAGCAAGGCCGTGGGGAAGGGGCCGCTGCGGCAGGGACTGGCCCGACTCGGCCGTGGAAGTGCCCTTCGAGCAGGTCGGCGGCGCGGGCGTGGACGCGGTGGTGTTGCAGCGGCCTGAGGAGATCGAACTCGCGCAGCGCCTGCTGGGGAAGCGGATCGGCAGCGAAGTGCCCGCCGTGTACGTCGAGCACAACACGCCGCGCGACCATGCCGCCACGAGCAGGCATCCGCTCGCCGATCGCGACGACATCCCGCTGGTGCACGTCACGCACTTCAACGAGTTGATGTGGGACAACGGGATCGCACCCACCGTGGTCATCGGGCACGGCATCGTGGACCCCGGCTACCGCTACACCGGCGAACTGCCGAGAGCGGCCGTGCTCATCAACGAGCCGGTGCGAAGGGGCCGGATAGTCGGTACCGACCTGCTTCCCGCGTTCGCCGAGGTCGCCCCCGTGGACCTGTACGGCATGGGGCTCGACGACCTGTCCATCCGCGGCGTCACCCCGGTCGGCGACCTGCGGCAGGAGGAACTGCACACGCGGATGGCGCGCGACCGCGTCTACGTGCACACGGCTCGCTGGACCTCGCTCGGCCTGTCCCTGCTCGAAGCCATGCACCTCGGCATGCCGGTGGTCTCGCTGGCGACCACGGAGGCCGCCACATCGGTGCCGTCCGAGGCCGGGTTCGTCTCCACCGACGTCACCGAACTCACCTCAGCGGTACACACGCTGCTCGAATCTCCCGACCTCGCGGCAGGGATGGGCAAGTCGGGGCGCGAGCACGCCCTCGCGCGTTTCGGGCTCGACTCCTTCCTGCGCGAATGGGACTCCCTGCTCGGCCGGCTTCTGCCGTGAACACACAGGAGGAAGCATGAAGATCTCCATGGTTTCCGAGCACGCCAGCCCGCTGGCCGCACTCGGCGAAGCCGACGGCGGAGGCCAGAACGTGCATGTCGCCGAACTGTCGGCGGGCCTGACCAGGGCCGGGCACGAGGTGACCGTCTACACGCGGCGCGAGGACGACGTCCAACCCGACGAGGTGCGCATGCCCGCCGGGTACCGCGTGGTGCATGTGCCCGCCGGGCCACGCAGGCACGTGCCCAAGGACGAGTTGCTGCCGCACATGGGCGAGTTCGCCCGCTTCCTGGAACGCGAGTGGCGCGGCGAGCGGCCGGACGTGGTGCACGCGCACTTCTGGATGTCGGGGGTCGCCTCGCTGCTCGCGGCCAAGGAGATG harbors:
- a CDS encoding DUF4235 domain-containing protein — its product is MKVLYRPLSLLVSTGGALLAGAVFRKVWRLVSGEDEAPRPMDRRFSIWEVVAAAAVQGAVAGAVRAAVDRAGAAGYEKATGSWPGDDGDE
- a CDS encoding glycosyltransferase yields the protein MRLLVWHVHGSWTSAFVRGGHTYLLPTVDTARPWGRGRCGRDWPDSAVEVPFEQVGGAGVDAVVLQRPEEIELAQRLLGKRIGSEVPAVYVEHNTPRDHAATSRHPLADRDDIPLVHVTHFNELMWDNGIAPTVVIGHGIVDPGYRYTGELPRAAVLINEPVRRGRIVGTDLLPAFAEVAPVDLYGMGLDDLSIRGVTPVGDLRQEELHTRMARDRVYVHTARWTSLGLSLLEAMHLGMPVVSLATTEAATSVPSEAGFVSTDVTELTSAVHTLLESPDLAAGMGKSGREHALARFGLDSFLREWDSLLGRLLP
- a CDS encoding aminotransferase-like domain-containing protein → MDFRALADAVATDINTGKLRPGQRLPPQRRFARAHGIAVSTAGRVYAELVRRGLVVGEVGRGTYVRAGEPLAEPALVEPAEYPAGRVDLELNIPMPPGRADQLARGLNELTREDTLSGALRPVGAAGTPTARAAASALLSRAGWTADADNLLFAGNGKQAIAAAIVALVPPGGRLGVEALTYPLVKGIAARLGVTLVPLAVDEHGVVPASLRRTSPHAVYVQPTLHNPLGVTMPHRRRAEFAQTLRELDVPAIEDTVYAFLREERPLAAYAPERTVVVDSLTKRLAPGLTAGFVAPPAQLKEALASALRSGAWAAPGFALAAATRWIEDGTAARVQEDKRADAERRQSIVHQRLGRFSVHADPASYHCWWELPVRWRAETFVAAAARRGIAVSPAGAFAVGPAHAPSAVRLALASPPIPTLAAALDALAALADSDPDEHAIE
- a CDS encoding DUF2795 domain-containing protein, whose translation is MATTVERLRTALSEADFPADKSQLLRQAEHAEADGATLKALRAIPPVVYSNLTEVKQSVSFDAGPDASEEAARRRLHDKPGLAQREKDVPGHPIADELGENRGS
- a CDS encoding iron-containing redox enzyme family protein; translated protein: MRNRTLTATPAAPGTEEEVSPALPLPRGPLSAAIVTALAGNPGARHRLPTDVTGSHAYGDDVQLALQICYELHYRGFAGVDPDWEWHPALLRTRAALEGRLLSALRADVSEGDEVEDVEGVLDDLLVEPVNGGGVSHWLRDEGTWWQLREYLVHRSIYHLKEADPHAWVIPRLRGQAKAALVAVEFDEFGGGRYERMHSRLYAELLASAGLHAGYLHYLEHVPPQAFAPVNLMSLFGLHRGLRGALVGHFAAAEITTAPSAMRIVRALERLGAPSGCLPFFTEHVEADAVHEQVVRREVIGDLLEREPWLAADVVFGVRATELLESHLAEHLLSHWRSGESSLRLPLR
- a CDS encoding DUF4383 domain-containing protein; amino-acid sequence: MSDVPVNVGHGWRPRVSWLQLTALLIGLWYLAFGIAGFVSHGTTIGPDETRTVWGFANSVLLNFWHTLIGLLGVLGAYREATTRVFGVLTFLGFTGLTAYSILATVLTDQADLANVAASNAWLYGFTALAGLLLAFLPVRQEDPRRHR
- a CDS encoding CDGSH iron-sulfur domain-containing protein, which translates into the protein MRTEPSRRREPRRVTVVPGGPILVEGPVEIRVQPSGEHGREAGGKDGKGGNGAATVVSERFQVAICACRRSKAYPFCDTSHRRKR
- a CDS encoding NAD(P)/FAD-dependent oxidoreductase is translated as MAHRIVVIGAGYSGLRPARRLARLLPEASVTVVNPRARFVERVRLHQVAAGYRPREYALRDLLRAEGAELVVGTVETLDLRGRLLEVDTLAEPLPYDTLVYALGSVAEAGPDGAAEHAVTVADLGQASRLRDRVDSLARDRGTVVVVGGGLTGIESAAELAESHPELRVRLLSATAPGSTLSVRGSRHVRAALHRLGVEVHPEAKVVGVHPGGVELAGGTQVEAGLTVWASGFGVPDLAGWAGIAVADGGRVAVDSSLRSRMHSDVYAVGDSAAAHGPGGRPMRLSCATALPLGRYAADVIAARVHGHQPRELRFRYVIQCVSLGRRDGLIQFVAADDSPHEKIITGIAAAVIKECVVRYAVRSATGR
- a CDS encoding DUF3618 domain-containing protein, with the translated sequence MSTPEDFPRTVEQARTDIELTREELGDTAQALAHKLNVPQRAREQVRLRSSVAVSRLRENAVPLAVVGALAALVVGGVLIWRTKR
- a CDS encoding ATP-binding protein, with the translated sequence MHKRELADWLGHRTSGHVELRVCAEPRLLPLLRSVARMVASGEGLDPDAVTDVTVAVDEAYTSLIQHSVPGAVLTCRYVVAGGYLCVAVSATTSHGSVPDSRTFGWRVLDGVTDAVSAWRLEPDTLRAIDRVVHIDFAKQFARGRGG
- a CDS encoding phage holin family protein, yielding MVYQRHDAMVDERSVAQLVTDLSEQTSRLVRDEMKLAMAELQSKGKRLGVGAGLAGAAGVIAFFGAGTMLAAAVLALALVLPAWAAALVIGGGLLLLAGLIGLIGKGQVRRASPPVPREAVDSVRKDIDTVRERFRQ
- a CDS encoding alpha/beta fold hydrolase, translated to MTTMTVNGSTIGYEDEGSGPPLVLLHGHPFDRTMWRPQVERFSAEGWRVIAPDLRGYGESGGVEATTPFEVFARDVAELLDELGIDRFVLGGLSMGGQLVMECQRLFPERIRGLLLAATSPHAETARGRADREEQARRLLREGMAGYAAEVLPKMLAPHNIAALPATARHVLRMMRSASPEGAAAALRGRALRPDYVAALGRIEVPALIVVGRLDEFTPVAVARELHERIPNSTLAIIEDVAHLPNLEHEVRFNDILAKFLSELA
- a CDS encoding HemK2/MTQ2 family protein methyltransferase, translating into MVLLRAPGVYRPQEDTGLLCDAMLAAPVPARGRVLDIGTGTGALALRAARAGAAEVVALDVSRRALVTAWANARLRRLPVRTSRGDAVDVAERPLGRFDLVLANPPYVPWPGGGRRCPRWDAGPDGRAVLDPLCVAVPELLAPHGFLLLVQSRLCGVDRTEDRLRGSGLKTSVVARRVLPFGSVLRGRTAYLERAGLIEPGQREEELVVIRADRTKPSA